One genomic region from Selenomonadales bacterium encodes:
- the ispG gene encoding flavodoxin-dependent (E)-4-hydroxy-3-methylbut-2-enyl-diphosphate synthase — protein sequence MIRKQTKQLQIGSVKIGGGAPITVQSMTNTKTQDAKATIEQIKRLEEAGCDLVRVAVPDMEAAEAIREIKRGITIPLIADIHFDYRLALAAIKNGVDALRINPGNIGDRSRVVAVVEAAKERNLPIRIGVNAGSLSKPLLEKYGGVTAEAMVESALEHIRILEDEDFTDIKISLKAHDVPLTLAAYRLMSKTVDYPLHLGVTEAGTVQSGVIKSAVGIGAMLAEGIGDTFRISLTGDPVEEVKVGNEILKSLGMREYGPTLVSCPTCGRCCVDLPSIAMQVEKRLASIKKPIHVAVMGCVVNGPGEAREADLGIAGGKGEGLLFRKGEIIRKVPEAELVEALFAEIDRAIAEK from the coding sequence ATGATTCGCAAACAAACGAAACAACTTCAAATAGGCTCGGTCAAGATCGGCGGCGGTGCGCCTATTACGGTGCAGTCGATGACGAATACGAAAACGCAGGATGCCAAAGCAACGATCGAGCAGATCAAACGACTTGAAGAAGCAGGCTGTGATCTTGTGCGCGTTGCCGTTCCCGATATGGAAGCGGCAGAAGCGATTCGTGAGATCAAGCGCGGTATCACCATTCCGCTTATCGCCGATATCCATTTCGATTATCGCTTGGCACTCGCCGCGATCAAAAACGGTGTCGATGCACTTCGTATCAATCCCGGCAACATTGGTGACCGCTCGCGTGTCGTAGCTGTCGTTGAAGCGGCCAAAGAACGCAATCTGCCGATCCGTATCGGTGTCAATGCAGGTTCGCTCAGCAAACCGCTCCTCGAAAAATACGGCGGTGTCACAGCAGAAGCGATGGTAGAAAGTGCGCTCGAACACATTCGCATCTTGGAAGATGAGGATTTTACCGACATCAAGATATCGCTCAAGGCACACGATGTACCGCTTACCCTTGCGGCATATCGATTGATGAGTAAGACGGTCGACTATCCGCTTCATCTCGGTGTGACCGAAGCAGGCACGGTACAGTCGGGCGTTATCAAGTCGGCTGTCGGTATCGGTGCGATGCTCGCGGAAGGGATCGGTGATACGTTCCGAATCTCACTTACAGGCGATCCTGTCGAAGAAGTCAAAGTCGGTAACGAGATCTTAAAATCGCTCGGTATGCGCGAATACGGCCCGACGCTCGTATCGTGTCCGACGTGCGGCAGATGCTGTGTAGACTTGCCGTCCATTGCGATGCAGGTCGAAAAACGTCTTGCATCTATCAAAAAACCGATCCATGTCGCAGTCATGGGCTGTGTCGTCAACGGTCCCGGTGAAGCGCGCGAAGCCGATCTCGGTATCGCGGGCGGCAAAGGCGAAGGCCTTCTCTTCCGCAAAGGTGAGATCATTCGCAAGGTGCCCGAAGCGGAGCTTGTCGAAGCACTTTTTGCTGAGATAGACCGTGCGATCGCAGA
- the rseP gene encoding RIP metalloprotease RseP codes for MLITAIATIFVFSLLVFVHEFGHFITAKAVGMRVEEFALGFGKKIVGFQKGETLYSLRMIPLGGFNKISGMDPEEELDERSYLSKPLWARMLVITAGSIMNFILPVLLFFIVLMSSGVNLPSNEPVIGELIDNKPAIMAGLEVGDRIVEVDGKFVHDWKGVVDAIHDAQQAEIEIAFTRDGVLDATMVTAEWEHGTKRYLIGALPVIEHQYLDAPDAFVMAIDKTISIIERMIIGLKQMVTGEVEAELSGPLGVVQMTGEVASLGILPLLNFAAFLSINLGIINLLPIPALDGGHVVTLIVEGIRGKALGAKPLHIIQFIGLALILFLMIYATIKDVARFNL; via the coding sequence TTGTTAATTACAGCTATTGCGACGATATTTGTATTCAGTTTGCTCGTTTTTGTCCATGAATTCGGACATTTTATAACGGCAAAAGCCGTAGGAATGCGAGTAGAAGAATTCGCGCTTGGATTCGGCAAGAAGATCGTTGGCTTCCAAAAAGGTGAAACGCTTTACTCTTTGCGCATGATCCCGCTCGGCGGATTTAATAAGATATCGGGCATGGATCCGGAAGAAGAATTGGACGAACGTTCGTATTTGTCCAAACCGCTTTGGGCGCGTATGCTTGTTATCACGGCAGGGTCTATCATGAACTTTATTCTGCCTGTGCTTTTGTTCTTTATCGTACTTATGTCGTCAGGGGTGAATCTGCCGTCAAACGAACCTGTTATCGGTGAGCTGATCGACAATAAGCCTGCGATCATGGCAGGCCTTGAAGTGGGTGATCGTATCGTAGAAGTCGATGGCAAGTTCGTCCATGATTGGAAAGGTGTCGTTGATGCGATCCATGATGCACAGCAGGCAGAGATCGAGATCGCATTTACGCGTGATGGGGTACTCGATGCGACGATGGTAACGGCTGAATGGGAACATGGTACCAAACGATATTTGATCGGGGCACTGCCTGTCATTGAACATCAGTATCTTGATGCACCCGATGCGTTTGTCATGGCGATCGATAAAACGATCTCGATCATCGAGAGAATGATAATAGGTCTTAAGCAGATGGTGACAGGTGAGGTTGAGGCTGAGCTTTCGGGCCCGCTTGGTGTTGTACAGATGACGGGTGAGGTAGCATCGCTCGGAATATTGCCGTTGTTGAATTTTGCGGCATTTCTCAGTATCAACTTAGGCATCATCAACTTGCTGCCGATACCTGCACTCGACGGCGGTCATGTTGTGACGCTGATCGTAGAAGGTATTCGCGGAAAAGCACTCGGTGCGAAACCGCTCCACATCATTCAATTTATTGGCCTTGCGCTGATCCTCTTTTTGATGATCTATGCAACGATCAAAGATGTGGCTCGATTTAACTTATAG